From the genome of Schaalia odontolytica:
GCGCGTCGAGGTGATAATCGCGGCATGCGATTTGAGCTTGGTGATCACTCCGTTAATGGGGGAGTGAACGGTCACGCACGTGACGTCATTGTCCGGCAGGAGCGCGCGACCATCCCCGACGACGCCACTGGCGAAGACGGGATCCGGTACCTCGGACAGGGGTAGCACGTGCGCAGCGAAGGGTGCGCGGACGAGAAAGCTCACCGGCTCGCGTTCATCTGCTCGACGAGGTCCTCGGAGTCGGGGCCCATGACGACCTGCACGGCGTCGCCAACGATGACGACGTCGAAGGCTCCGGCTTCGCGCAGCTTGGCCTCGTCGATGAGGTCCGTGTTGGCTGCGTCCAGGCGGATGCGCGTAATGCACGCCTCGAGATTGGAGATGTTGTCCCAGCCGCCCAGGGCCTCGACGAGGGTCGTTGCGGTGTCCATGGTGTCCTCCTTGGCTCAGTCACCGAAACCGTTGCGGTTTGCCTCACACTTATGGTATCGCGACCGCGCACGAATGGGCACACTTGCAGCGACCGAGCACGTCACATTATGAGATCGTCGGGGAAGCGCTGGAACCTCGAATGTGGGCAGCCGGAGTGAACGCCATCGCGATGCCCGCGGCGACGGCGAGTGCCGTGAACAGATACATCGCAGTCTCGATCCCGGTGTGGGCGGCAACAATGCCGGCAACGAATGAACCGAGGGGCATGACGCCCCAGACCGCGAAGCGAAAGATCGCGTTCATACGACCGAGCATGTCGGGCGGACAGATTTCCTGGCGCAGGCTCATCTGGGTGACGTTGTAGATCGTCAAGAAGTAGGAGGAGATGACGCCGGCGGCAGCAATGATCCACGCGGCTGCAGAGGGAACGTGCACGGAGGCTGGCTGGACCGCGAGAATGACGACGCCGGCGATATTGGTCGAAACGATGCAGCGCCCGATGCCCAGGCGTGAGATCCACAGAGGTCGCGTGAGCGCACCGAGGATCCCACCAATCGCGCCCGAGCTGAGGAGGAGGCCGAGCTGTGTCGCGCTCATGCCGAGGGTGCGTAACACGAGGATGGGCAGGAGGACCTGAACGCCCGCTCCGGCGAATGCGGCGCACGCGATGCAGGAGAAGAGCGGGAAGAGGAGGCGCTGCCCGCGTACGAAAGAGAGCCCCTCGACGATCTGAGAGCGAAGGGGCGCGTCGGAGTGGGCTGGACGAGGCTCGGGGGTGCGTATGCGCCAGATGGCCCATGTGGAGCAGACGTAGGTGGACGCTGTCAGCAGGTAAGCCAGGGGAGGGGCGATCACTCCGAGGAGCCATCCGCCAAGTCCCGGGCCACCCGCGCGTCCCACCTGATAGGACGCCTCGAGTCTCCCGTTGGCTGCCCCGATGTAGCGCTTCGAGGCGATCATGGGAACGTAGGACTGATAGGCGACGTCGAAGAAGACGGTGGATAGACCCAGGAGCGCCGCGACGACCATGAGGTGGGTGAGCGCCAGTGAGGAGAATACGTAGGCGATCGGGATGGACACGAGGGCCGCGATGCGCGCGAGATTCGCAGTGATCATGACGCGGCGCTTGCGCCATCCGTCGACCCACGCGCCCGCCGGTAGACCGACGAGGAGGAAAGCAAGGGTTTGCAGTCCCGAGAGGAGACCGATCTGCGTCTCGGTCGCGTGCAGCACGGTGATCGCGATGGCCGAGGTGGCCAGCGTACCGACCTGGAAGCCCACCTGTGCGGCGGTTTGCCCCGCCCACAGGTGCATGAAGGCGGAGTTACGGGTGAGGGGATGGTGCAGCCAGCGCTGCAGTGACCCGTTCACCGTGCATCGCGGAGGCCTTGGCCCCCCGTGCGCTCGACTGCCGTCAGGCCGGCGGTGCGCAGAGCCCATGCCAGGCCGTCTTCGGAGACGGAGGGGGCGACGATGTCCGCAACCTCGACGAGGGCCTGGCATCCGTTCCCGATGCTGATGCCGACCGCTGCCGTTGCCACGGCCTCGACGTCGTTGTTGGAGTCGCCGAGCGCGACCGTATGAGAGAGCGGAATGCCGACGTGTTCGCAGATGGCGCGGATGCCGACTGCTTTCGACAGATGGGCCGGAACGACCTCGAAGGGAACGTAGCCTGCAGCGCCCACGGAGCCGATGATCGCGCGATAGCCGTCCGGTAGGGCTGCTGTCACGCGTTCCATCGAGGCTTTT
Proteins encoded in this window:
- a CDS encoding PTS transporter subunit EIIB, coding for MDTATTLVEALGGWDNISNLEACITRIRLDAANTDLIDEAKLREAGAFDVVIVGDAVQVVMGPDSEDLVEQMNASR
- a CDS encoding MFS transporter — translated: MNGSLQRWLHHPLTRNSAFMHLWAGQTAAQVGFQVGTLATSAIAITVLHATETQIGLLSGLQTLAFLLVGLPAGAWVDGWRKRRVMITANLARIAALVSIPIAYVFSSLALTHLMVVAALLGLSTVFFDVAYQSYVPMIASKRYIGAANGRLEASYQVGRAGGPGLGGWLLGVIAPPLAYLLTASTYVCSTWAIWRIRTPEPRPAHSDAPLRSQIVEGLSFVRGQRLLFPLFSCIACAAFAGAGVQVLLPILVLRTLGMSATQLGLLLSSGAIGGILGALTRPLWISRLGIGRCIVSTNIAGVVILAVQPASVHVPSAAAWIIAAAGVISSYFLTIYNVTQMSLRQEICPPDMLGRMNAIFRFAVWGVMPLGSFVAGIVAAHTGIETAMYLFTALAVAAGIAMAFTPAAHIRGSSASPTIS